In the Alligator mississippiensis isolate rAllMis1 chromosome 7, rAllMis1, whole genome shotgun sequence genome, one interval contains:
- the LOC132251687 gene encoding olfactory receptor 14A16-like, with product MPNCTTVTEFLLLGFSDTRELQILHFVIFLAAYLAALVGNLLVITVVTMDHHLHSPMYCFLANLSFLDLGSISVIVPKSMANSLLNTTTISYAGCVSQVFLFFSFSTVSFSFLTIMAYDRYVAICKPLHYEIIMNRRACVQTVAGTWAAGVIYSALHTGNTFSLPFCRSNTINQFFCEVPQLLKLSCSDTYRRELAALAFSVFLALGCFVFIVVSYVQIFTAVWRIPSEQGQQKAFSTCIPHLIVVSLFLSTAGIAYMKPVSDSPSPLDLLAAVLYSVVPPLMNPVIYSMRNKEIQAALKKLLHRLIQS from the coding sequence atgcccaactgcaccactgtaaccgagttcctcctcctgggcttctctgacactcgggagctgcagatcttacactttgtcatctttctggcagcgtacctggcagctctggtggggaacctccttgttatcactgttgtaactatggaccaccacctccacagccccatgtactgttttttggcaaatttgtcctTCCTTGACCTTGggtccatctctgtcattgtcccaaaatccatggccaattctctcttaaacaccacgacaatttcctatgctgggtgtgtgtcccaggtctttctcttcttttccttttctacagTCAGTTTTTCATTtctcaccatcatggcatatgatcggtacgttgccatctgcaagccactgcactaTGAGATAATTATGAACAGAAGAGCTTGCGTCCAGACAGTTGCCGGTacttgggctgctggtgtcatctactctgcactgcacactgggaacaccttcagtctccccttctgccgctcaaataccatcaaccagttcttctgtgaagtgccccagctgctgaagctctcctgctctgacacataccgcagagagctggcagcccttgccttcagtgtgtttctagctttaggctgttttgttttcatcgttgtgtcgtatgttcagatcttcaccgcagtgtggagaatcccctctgagcagggccagcagaaagccttctccacctgcattcctcatctgattgtggtctccctgtttctttccactgccgGCATTGCCTACATGAAGCCCGTCTCTGAttccccgtcccctctggatctcctggcagctgttctgtattctgtggtgcctccattgatgaatccagtcatctacagcatgaggaacaaggagatccaagccgCCCTGAagaaactgctccacaggctgatccagtcc